From one Planococcus citri chromosome 3, ihPlaCitr1.1, whole genome shotgun sequence genomic stretch:
- the LOC135839759 gene encoding N-acetylgalactosamine kinase-like, whose amino-acid sequence MGDKIEMLTSVDNEVKDMLITVDKSFRKKYNLEPDFYVRVPGRVNLIGEHIDYCGYSVCPMAIKQCIVAAVKSRSDSSLILSNHESAKYPDYSSKIGYLDVNKDSTTTGFGPRWHDYVLCGLKGVVESANVAPTKGLIIHLYGNIPVASGLSSSSALVCCAALSLSVTLNLSPTKKNLAEKCAKAERYIGTEGGGMDQAIIFNAKRGTASLISFDPLRLTEVQIPPACTFVIAQSMVQKNKAASNDFNSRVVECRLASLIIGKHYLKNWKKFPRLMDLQKELKFDLGKMLKVVQEVFHDGLYTKLEVCQILDISEEELENKFLTANTRHLNTFKLKPRVTHVFAEALRVDMFCSICDGAKSIDKLGRLMNESHFSLKNLYECSHVELEKLVTICSLNGASGVRLTGAGWGGCVVALVPLATAEEFVKSVKAAFYTGKVPASVNIDDLIFITKPHHGAAVFQSGAVDY is encoded by the exons ATGggcgataaaattgaaatgctAACATCAGTAGATAATGAAGTAAAAGATATGCTAATCACAGTGGACAAgtcttttagaaaaaagtacaacttgGAACCTGATTTTTATGTACGAGTTCCTGGTCGTGTAAATCTAATCGGCGAACACATAGACTACTGCGGATACTCGGTATGCCCTATGGCAATTAAACAATGTATCGTTGCTGCCGTCAAATCGAGATCCGATTCAAGTTTAATACTGTCCAATCACGAGAGTGCAAAATACCCCGATTACTCCAGTAAAATTGGTTATCTAGA CGTCAATAAAGATAGTACTACCACCGGTTTCGGTCCCAGATGGCACGATTACGTTTTATGTGGTTTAAAAGGTGTCGTAGAATCCGCAAATGTAGCTCCGACCAAAGGATTAATAATTCATTTGTATGGAAATATTCCTGTAGCCAGTGGCCTTTCGAGTTCCAGCGCATTAGTTTGTTGTGCTGCTCTTTCGTTGAGCGTTACTCTGAAT TTATCTCCAACGAAGAAAAATTTAGCAGAGAAATGTGCGAAAGCTGAGCGTTACATTGGAACCGAAGGCGGTGGCATGGACCAAGCTATAATATTTAACGCGAAAAGAGGAACAGCGAGTCTTATATCTTTCGATCCGCTGAGACTTACCGAGGTACAAATACCCCCCGCATGTACATTTGTAATTGCTCAAAGTatggtacaaaaaaataaggCAGCTTCGAACGATTTCAATTCCAGAGTGGTCGAATGCAGATTGGCATCTTTG ATTATTGGgaaacattatttaaaaaattggaagaagtTTCCTAGATTAATGGATTTACAAAAGGAATTGAAATTCGACCTCGGTAAAATGCTAAAAGTTGTTCAAGAGGTGTTTCACGATGGACTGTACACGAAATTAGAG GTGTGTCAGATACTGGATATTAGCGAAGAAGAACTGGAGAATAAGTTTTTAACCGCGAATACTCGACATTTGAATACATTCAAATTGAAACCCAGAGTAACGCATGTGTTCGCAG AGGCTTTAAGAGTGGACATGTTTTGTAGTATTTGCGACGGTGCGAAATCAATCGACAAGCTTGGTCGATTAATGAACGAAAGCCatttctctttgaaaaatttgtacgaaTGTAGTCACGTCGAACTAGAGAAATTGGTGACGATTTGTTCACTGAATGGCGCTTCGGGAGTTCGTCTGACCGGAGCTGG ttggGGTGGATGTGTGGTAGCCCTTGTGCCATTAGCCACTGCCGAAGAATTTGTGAAATCGGTCAAAGCGGCCTTCTACACCGGTAAAGTACCAGCTTCGGTGAACATAGACGACTTGATATTCATTACTAAGCCACATCATGGGGCTGCTGTGTTCCAGTCAGGTGCTGTTGATTATTAA